In the genome of Pempheris klunzingeri isolate RE-2024b chromosome 20, fPemKlu1.hap1, whole genome shotgun sequence, the window AAGTATTTCAGATCCAGGATTAAGAGGCTCTTGTTcagcatgttgacattttggGTCATGATACTGATGTGACaatattcacatatttaatCAGGTACAAATTATTGGCATTATTCTTTCACAAGgcagaaataaagtgaatataCCTTAGTTTTCCTATGTAGCAGTTTGTGTCTCTGGACATATTTGTCGGGTCCGTGGAGATGAGATAGTTGGATGTCTTGCACTTCTTCCTTTTTCTGCCTGCCATTAGAAACACCTTGGTGATggcacaatgaaaaacaaacgtTAGACCCAACAGTGACAGACAATGAGGAGAACCTGGATAGAACTATAACAGCTCAAGGACACAGGATCATAATGTTTTTGAGCTACAATCAATGTGCACAGTAATTGGGTTGAAATTTTTACCAACCCTCTTGCCATCCTCCTTTTCCATGTGGAGGTAGTAGGTCGGGTAAATGCCCTTCTCCACGCCTCTCCTGTCCCTGGTGACCCTACACTGGATCGTCACATCTCTGGGGGCCGGACGCAAAGCAAACTTCTCAAGATCCCCCACTGACATCGGAGATGTTGGCTGAGATCAGAAAGAATGAGAAGGATATCACCTGTGGTCATTTTAGATGCTGTGATGatgtgacaaataaaaagaaGGAGCATAATTAGCTTTCGACAGTCCACTAAAGAGCTTTTTTCTAGTTGGATTATCTTACTCTTTCATTAGATTCACTGCCTGAAGATGAACTCTCCCTGTAGTTGGAGTTAAGGGAAGCTAAGCTCGGCGTAgttttctctgctttgtttgacttcttctcctttttctccttttcctggATTTCCTCGTCCTTGCTTTCGTCACTTATTTGGCACCTGGCTGTGGAGATAACACACACTATTCTTTTGAGCATCTTCACAGCGTTGTTGATCATAAAAGGCGCTGGGCCAGATTATCGCTCACATGTGTCcagttgttttttcctcatagGCGTTTGAGGAACGGGCCTCTGGGatgtgtcttcttcttcttcttcttcatcattgCTTCCATCACATTTATTCTTCTTTGGACTTGCCAACACTGATTCTATCTCCAGTGTTGGAGCCTCCAGTAGGTGCTTCTCTGCAAAAGAAGTGACACCTAAAACTTAAGTGTGTGCAGTGCTTGAACCAACGCTGAACACCTCCTAATATACAGAATACATAGAATATTATACTGAGACTGGTGTGTTAAtgataaatgtaatatttatgttACTTTTACGCTCTTGTTTGGATGTCTTCTGTGTGTCTTCAGATTCTTTCgctttgtctttcttctttgttttcttctcctttgtctccttttcatcattttgttccGTCACTGAAACAGCAGTGAGTTACTGAGGAATTACTTATCAAGGCAAAGTATTTCCGTGTTTcacgtgtgcatgcatgcactgAATCacagaacacaaagacacattagaataaaataatcttACGTttggctttttctttcttcatttctttcttctttgtttttttgccctCCCCCTGAGCATCGTTCTCCACTTCACACTTCGCCTCGGGCTCGTTGTCAACATCCAAGTCCATTCTCTTGGGAGGGACAGGCTTCTCTGAAAGCATCTCATCCAACGTCCCACTTGCTGTCATGTCACACTCGCCCAATGTTATCTCATCCAGTGGGTTATCATGGGCGTGTTCGACTTGatctgcaggaaaaacaaacaaacatacaaaaaagtaattttatttaagGAACTGAACATAATTGCACCATATATTGGACATTTTCTATACAAATAGTCAACAGTTCTTCTGctataataaatgataaataatagaaatactAACCACTCAGAGAAGTGCTGCTCAGGGACTGGCTGATCAGCAGAGGTGTTTCATCGGAGTTGGCAGCTTTGTGCTTTCGGTTCTT includes:
- the LOC139220125 gene encoding tubby protein homolog is translated as MEEPDLRQQKLDHQRTLLIKKQQKKRADSQMVVANRDARQKNRKHKAANSDETPLLISQSLSSTSLSDQVEHAHDNPLDEITLGECDMTASGTLDEMLSEKPVPPKRMDLDVDNEPEAKCEVENDAQGEGKKTKKKEMKKEKAKPRCQISDESKDEEIQEKEKKEKKSNKAEKTTPSLASLNSNYRESSSSGSESNERPTSPMSVGDLEKFALRPAPRDVTIQCRVTRDRRGVEKGIYPTYYLHMEKEDGKRVFLMAGRKRKKCKTSNYLISTDPTNMSRDTNCYIGKLRSNILGTKFTVYDGGENPEKKPFIKECESVRQELAAICYETNVLGFKGPRKMTVIIPGMLENDERVSIRPKNELETLLVRHANNNTDKLVTLVNKSPSWNDQTQSYVLNFHGRVTQASVKNFQIIHPDNEDYIVMQFGRVAEDVFSMDYSFPMCALQAFAITLSSFDGKLACE